Proteins from one Nyctibius grandis isolate bNycGra1 chromosome 2, bNycGra1.pri, whole genome shotgun sequence genomic window:
- the THAP12 gene encoding 52 kDa repressor of the inhibitor of the protein kinase: MPNFCAAPNCTRKSTQSDLAFFRFPRDPVRCQRWVENCRRADLEDKTPDQLNKHYRLCAKHFETSMICRSSPYRTVLRDNAVPTIFDLTSHLNNPHSRHRKRIKELSEDEIRTLKQQKIDEAFEREQATQELNESNEQNTVSQEGGEEQEEEAVPLTPEERENKDYLKSLFEILILMGKQNIPLDGHNVDELPEGIFTSDNFQALLEYRINSGDEVLRKRFEMTAVNLEYCSKTQQKQMLEICESCVREETLREVRGSHFFSIVTDEVVDIAGEEHLPVLVRFVDDSHNLREEFIGFLPYEVDPEILAVKFHTTITEKWGLNMEYCRGQAYIVSSGFASKMKVVATRLLEKYPQAVYTLCSSCALNVWLAKSVPVVGVSIALGTIEEVCCLFNQSPQLLVELDNTISALFQDNEKKGNELKEICRSQWTGRHDTFEVLVDLMQALVLCLDAVSSDSSVRWNNFIAGRAFVLSSALTDFDFIVTIVILKNVLSFTRAFGKNLQGQTSDVFFAASSLTAVLHSLNEVMENIEVYHEFWFEEATNLATKLDVQIKLPGKFRRAQQGSLDSEVTSENYYKEILSVPTVEHIIQELKDIFSEQHLKALKCLSLVPSVMGQLKFNTSEEHHADMYKNDLPNPDTLSAELHCWRIKWKHRGKDIELPATIYEALHLPDIKFFPNVYALLKVLCILPVMKVENEKYEIGRKRLKAYLKNTLTEQRSSNLALLNINFDIKHDLDLMVDTYIKLYPDKVEFQEDFIPSNNSEVTEDA; this comes from the exons AGTCCTTACAGAACGGTTTTACGGGATAATGCTGTGCCAACTATATTTGATCTTACAAGTCACCTGAACAATCCCCACAGCAGACATAGGAAAAGGATAAAAGAGCTg agtGAAGATGAAATAAGGACACTGAAGCAACAAAAGA TTGATGAAGCTTTTGAACGGGAACAGGCAACTCAAGAATTGAATGAAAGCAATGAACAAAATACTGTCTcacaggaaggaggagaagaacaAGAGGAGGAAGCTGTCCCCTTAACGCcggaagaaagagaaaacaaagattacCTTAAATCTTTGTTTGAAATTTTGATCCTAATGGGTAAACAAAATATTCCTTTGGATGGCCATAATGTTGATGAGCTTCCAGAAGGTATTTTTACTTCAGATAACTTTCAGGCTCTACTGGAATATAGAATAAATTCTGGAGATGAAGTTCTGAGGAAACGATTTGAGATGACTGCAGTCAATCTTGAGTATTGTTCGAAAACTCAGCAGAAACAAATGCTTGAGATCTGTGAAAGCTGTGTTAGGGAAGAGACACTGAGGGAAGTAAGAGGCTCGCACTTCTTTTCTATTGTCACCGATGAAGTAGTAGACATAGCGGGAGAGGAACATTTGCCAGTGTTGGTGAGATTTGTTGATGATTCTCATAATCTAAGAGAAGAATTCATAGGGTTTTTACCATATGAGGTTGACCCTGAAATTTTAGCTGTTAAGTTCCACACGACTATTACTGAAAAGTGGGGTCTAAACATGGAGTACTGTCGAGGTCAAGCCTACATCGTCTCCAGTGGGTTTGCTTCTAAAATGAAAGTTGTGGCTACAAGACTCTTGGAAAAGTATCCACAAGCCGTGTATACGCTGTGTTCCTCGTGTGCCTTAAATGTTTGGCTGGCAAAATCCGTTCCTGTTGTTGGTGTTTCCATTGCATTAGGAACTATCGAAGAAGTCTGCTGTCTTTTTAATCAGTCTCCGCAATTACTAGTAGAACTGGACAACACAATATCTGCTCTTTTTCAGGACAATGAGAAGAAGGGTAACGAGCTGAAGGAAATCTGCCGTTCTCAGTGGACAGGCAGGCATGATACTTTCGAGGTTTTAGTGGACCTCATGCAAGCATTGGTACTGTGCTTGGATGCGGTAAGCAGTGACTCATCTGTCAGGTGGAACAACTTTATTGCTGGCCGAGCGTTTGTACTTTCAAGTGCATTAACAGATTTTGACTTTATTGTCACTATTGTAATTCTAAAAAACGTTCTGTCTTTTACAAGAGCATTCGGAAaaaatctccaaggacagaCATCAGATGTATTCTTTGCAGCTAGCAGCTTAACAGCAGTGTTGCATTCTCTGAATGAGGTGATGGAGAACATCGAAGTTTACCATGAGTTTTGGTTTGAGGAAGCAACAAATTTGGCTACAAAACTGGATGTACAAATTAAACTCCCAGGAAAATTTCGCAGGGCGCAACAGGGGAGCTTGGACTCTGAGGTAACCTCAGAAAATTACTACAAAGAAATCCTTAGTGTCCCCACAGTGGAGCATATTATTCAAGAATTAAAAGATATATTCTCAGAACAACATTTAAAAGCTCTGAAGTGTTTATCGTTAGTGCCCTCAGTCATGGGGCAGCTCAAATTCAATACGTCCGAGGAGCATCACGCTGACATGTACAAAAATGACTTGCCTAATCCAGACACACTTTCTGCTGAGCTTCATTGTTGGAGAATCAAGtggaagcacagaggaaaagataTTGAACTCCCAGCTACTATTTATGAAGCGCTTCACTTGCCTGACATAAAGTTTTTCCCTAATGTTTATGCATTGCTTAAAGTCTTGTGCATACTTCCAGTGATGAAGGTGgagaatgaaaaatatgaaataggACGAAAGCGGTTGAAGGCGTACCTGAAAAACACCTTGACAGAGCAAAGGTCAAGCAACCTCGCTTTGCTGAACATAAACTTTGATATAAAACATGACTTAGATTTAATGGTGGACACCTATATTAAACTCTATCCCGATAAAGTGGAGTTTCAAGAAGACTTTATTCCTTCAAACAACTCTGAAGTAACAGAAGATGCTTAA